In one window of Arctopsyche grandis isolate Sample6627 chromosome 6, ASM5162203v2, whole genome shotgun sequence DNA:
- the LOC143913621 gene encoding kelch-like protein 25, translating to MSYHIEANSEFAKSRFEKLYKCAKDKKHTDVEYTVRDRRIFAHKVVLSACSEILDTESVKYVNGIFARFDNVIIDAILKFCYTGIIDIDKDLYDKFKELATKLKIKTIHYKTINKQNCLEVLTLSNDPTAISTAMDLILNHFEKLYITKDFLQLPISQLIEIIKSEYLNVSSEMHVLKSIKLWVEEDEEPRKLQLPELLRYVKLTALTMEINVTDVLPNFYSTPEYKKMINVTVESILSKKILNTHRRWKIEKLALVGSSEYDTRNTLDIFDCKKNKWSLSKDVSFFRLNYASTVVAGYLLVIGGSQSKKVDCINLEKGTKESLIPLNERRCYSSAVKISDKSSSYVYVIGGYNEENGIMKSVERWNNKENDMEKKKKEKWNMNVAPMNLAVAGHSSVVIGNTIYVMGGRTNDTNERTTNKLQIYSKKTNSWSFCTSMNRRREGHSSVLFYGDIYVAGGQILNMDNTTTTTIDSVEYYNPKGKMWTDIVNLPQPLYGLSLCVFRNKLLCIGGKNGDLVKGDVYEYNYTTNNWKSIESLSGIRYGIPLMAHVIPYNSAF from the exons ATGAGTTACCATATTGAGGCGAATTCAGAATTTGCGAAAAGTAGAttcgaaaaattatataaatgcgCTAAGGATAAAAAACACACTGACGTTGAATATACTGTTCGCGACCGGAG AATCTTCGCCCATAAGGTTGTGCTTTCAGCATGTAGCGAAATATTAGACACAGAAAGTGTCAAATATGTGAACGGCATATTTGCGCGTTTCGACAATGTAATCATTGAtgccattttgaaattttgttaCACTGGAATTATAG ACATCGACAAGGACCTCTACGATAAATTTAAGGAGCTAGCCACCAAGTTGAAGATAAAAACTATacattataaaacaataaacaaacaaaactgCTTAGAAGTTTTGACGCTTTCGAATGATCCAACGGCGATATCAACAGCAATGGATTTGATCCTAAACCATTTTGAGAAA TTGTACATAACCAAAGATTTTCTTCAGCTGCCAATCTCTCAATTGATCGAAATCATCAAATCGGAATATTTAAATGTGTCTTCTGAAATGCACgtattgaaatcaattaaattgTGGGTGGAGGAAGACGAAGAACCACGAAAACTTCAATTACCAGAGCTCTTGCGCTACGTTAAGTTAACAGCGTTAACGATGGAG ataaacgtcaccgacgTTCTGCCAAACTTTTATTCAACAccggaatacaaaaaaatgataaatgtcaCGGTCGAATCGATTTTgtcaaagaaaatattaaatacccATCGGCGTtggaaaatcgaaaaattagcACTAGTCGGATCATCGGAATATGAT ACTCGAAACACACTTGATATATTTGactgcaaaaaaaataaatggagcTTAAGTAAAGATGTTAGTTTCTTTAGATTAAATTATGCATCAACTGTGGTAGCAGGCTATTTATTAGTCATTGGCGGGTCACAATCTAAGAAG gTTGACTGTATCAACTTGGAAAAAGGTACAAAAGAATCGTTGATACCGTTAAACGAAAGACGCTGTTATTCTTCAGCAGTGAAAATCTCTGACAAATCATCCAGTTATGTATACGTCATAGGAGGATATAATGAAGAAAATGGCATTATGAAATCAGTTGAAAG GTGGAATAATAAGGAAAATGATATGgaaaaaaagaagaaagaaaAATGGAATATGAATGTAGCTCCAATGAACCTGGCAGTTGCTGGACACTCTTCTGTTGTTATTGGCAACACTATTTATGTGATGGGCGGGCGAACAAATGACACTAATGAAAGAACCACAAATAAACTCCAAATATACTCAAAAAAGACCAATTCTTGGTCCTTTTGCACTTCAATGAATCGGAGAAGAGAAGGTCATTCG agcGTACTATTCTATGGGGATATATATGTCGCTGGTGGTCAAATCTTGAATATGGAcaatactactactactactattgACAGTGTTGAGTACTATAATCCCAAAGGAAAAATGTGGACTGATATCGTCAACCTACCGCAGCCTCTATACGGACTCAGTCTTTGTGTTTTTCGAAACAAATTGCTTTGCATAG gtgGAAAAAATGGAGATTTGGTAAAAGGCGATGTTTATGAATACAACTATACAACAAATAATTGGAAATCCATAGAGAGTCTTAGCGGTATAAGATATGGAATCCCCTTAATGGCACATGTGATTCCATATAATTCTGCcttttaa